The following is a genomic window from Hymenobacter sp. APR13.
GGTTTCAAATTCGTTACCCGCTCGACGATGAACTCCAACGAGACCATCACAATGGAAGACGGTAAGACGTATCCCGTCGTGAAAGTGGAAGTTAGCTCGGAGTCGCACCCCTTCTACACCGGCAAAAACGTTCTGCTCGACACGGCTGGCCGCGTAGAGAAGTTCATGACCCGCTACAAGAAGAAGTAGTTTTCTGAGTGCCTGGTGCTTAGTGCCTGGTGCTTCGTACAACTGATTTTCTAAAAACTCCTGCCGGCTCGCCTGGCAGGAGTTTTTTCTTTTCTGCCCACCTTTGCAGCTTGTTACTCGCTGCGCCTGGAACGCTGGCTTAAGCCAAGCACCAGGCACCAGGCACTAAGCACTAAGTTTCCATGCACGTTCTGCTCTTCGACGATCCGGCCATCCGGCCCCATCTGCTGCCCTTCACGTTTACGCGCCCGGTGGCGGCGCTGCGCTGCGGCATCCTGACGCTGGCCGAAAAGTGGCAGATACGGCTCGGTGGGCAGCCCGTGGGCTACCTCACCGAGCCGTATCTGCAGGCCAAGTACCCAGCCGGCGCCACTGCGGGCCCGGCGCTGGTCATCAATGGCGCCATCTGCCCCGATGACGTGCTAGTGCAGCAGGTGCAGGCTCTGGCCGCCGGCGAGGCGCTGTTCTGCGACGAAACGCTGGTTGCGGCCCACCTCGCCGATGCCACCCAGGTAGCCGAGCTGATTCAGGAAGGCTTCCAGAAAACCCGCGACGTAGTCGAGCCCATTACCATTATCCGGGAAGTGTGGCACCTGTTTCTGCGCAACGGCGCCGAAATCCGCCGCGACTTCGACCTGCTGACCAAAGGCCGCGAGTCGGCACCCGTCGGCGACGCGCATACCATTGTGTACGCGCCGGAAAACGTGTTCATCGAGCCCGGTGTGAAGATTCGCGCTGCCATTCTCAACGCCGAAAACGGCCCGATTTACCTCGGCAAAAACTCGCAGGTGCACGAAGGCGCCATCATCAGCGGGCCGCTGGCGCTCTGCGAAGGCAGCCACATCAATGCCGGCGCCAAAATGCGCGGCGACAACACCGTGGGCCCGTTCAGCAAGGTGGGCGGCGAAGTCGGCAACAGCATCCTGCTCGGCTATAGCAACAAAGGCCACGACGGCTACCTCGGCAACTCGGTGATTGGCGAGTGGTGCAACCTGGGCGCCGACACCAACACCAGCAACCTCAAAAACAACTACGCGCCCGTCAAAATCTGGAGCCACTCGGCGGGCCGCTTCGTGAACACCGGCCAGACTTTCTGCGGCCTGATGATGGGCGACCACAGCAAGTGCGGCATCAACACCATGTTCAACACCGGCACGGTGGTGGGCGTGGGCGCCAACATCTTCGGGGCCGGCTTTCCGCGCACTTTCATTCCAAGCTTCAGCTGGGGCGGTGCCGCCGGCTTCGAAACCTTCCGGCTGCCCAAAGTGGCTGAGGTTGCGGAGCGCGTGATGGCCCGCCGCAGCCTGGCCTACGACCAGGTGGAGCAGGACATCATGCGCCACGTGTACGAGCAAACCGTGAAAGACCGGGTGTGGGAGCGGACTGCCCCCGCCGCGCCGGTTGGCGGCACGGAGCTGTAGTCAGGCCCGGCCCGCGTGGCGCACGATGGTGCCATGCGGGCCGCCGCCGTTCCAATCAACCAAGCCCACCGCGCCCCCCCCCAGTTCCATGCGTTTCTCCGACATTCCTGGCCAGCAACAGGTGAAGCAGCTGCTCGTGCGCAGCGTGCAGCAAAACCACGTGGCGCACGCCCAGCTGTTTCGCGGGGCCGAGGGCTCGGCGGCGCTGCCGCTGGCGCTGGCCTTCGCGGCTTTTCTGAACTGCGAGAGCCGCACGCCCGACGCCGACGATTCCTGCGGCCTGTGCCCGAGCTGCCAGAAAATCGACAAGCTCATCCATCCCGACCTGAACTTCATCGTGCCCGTCACGACCACCAAGGCCGTGGCCAAGGACGCTACCAGCAGCAAGTTCATGGCCGACTGGCGCACCTTCGTGCTCGACAGCCCCTACCAGGGCCTCAACGACTGGATGCAGCACATCGGGGCCGAGAACAAGCAGGGCAGCATTTCCAAGGAAGAAAGCCTGCAGCTGCTGCGGCTTGTGAGCCTCAAGGCCTTTGAGGCGCAGTACAAGCTGGTGGTGATCTGGCAGCCCGAGCTGATGCACCCGGCCGCGGCCAACGCCGTGCTCAAGCTGCTGGAAGAGCCGCCCGCGGCCACGGTGTTTCTGCTGGTCAGCCACGCGCCCGAGCAGCTGCTGCCCACCATCATCAGCCGGGTGCAGCCCGTGGTGGTGCGCCCGCTCTCCGAGCAGGACCTCACCAACTGGCTGCGCGACGAGCACCAGGTGCCCGAAGTGAAGGCCCGGCAGCTGGCCCAGCTCGCGGAAGGCAACCCCGGCGCCGCCCTGGCCGCCCACCACGCCGCCGCCACCGACCACGACTACTTTGCGCTGTTTGCGGGCTGGATGCGCACCTGCTTCAGCAACAAAGTGAGCGAGATGCTGGAGCGGAGCGACGAATTCCAGAAGCTAGGCCGCGAAAACCAGAAGGAGTTTCTGCAGTACGCCCTCACGCTGCTGCGCAAGGTGCTGCTCTTCGGCCTCGATCCGCAGCTGGTGCCGCACCTGTCCACGCAAGAGCAGCCGTTTGTGCAGGGCTTCAGCCGCTTCGTCACGCCCCTCAACGCCGACCCCATCACCCGCGAGCTGAACGAAGCGCACTACCACATCGAGCGCAACGCCAACCCCCGCATGGTGTTCGTGGATGTGTCGCTTCGGATGGCTACGCTACTGAAAATGGCCACCTAGAGCGAATAGAGGCGGAAAATACAGTTTGCTAAAAAGGTATAGCTGCCGCTAAAACCGCTATAGCCACCCGCCCAAACCAGCCGCACCGTACCTTTGCCAGACCTGCCGACGGGCCGGCGTCAATGTCGGCGCAGAACCGGACATAAAGCTGCTGCGCATCGCAAGCTTACACGTTTACTTTCTAATTCAGAATTCTTACTTGAAAAAGCCCATTCGCATTGGCACCCGGGGCAGCAAGCTGGCGCTGTGGCAGGCCCACCACGTAGCGGCTTGCCTGGAGCAGGCCGGCCTGGCTTCCGAAATCGTCATCATCACCACCAAAGGCGACGTGGTGCTGGACCGCTCCCTGGATAAAATCGGGGCCAAAGGCGTGTTCACCGAAGAGCTGGAAGTGGGCTTGCGCACCGGCCACATCGATATTGCCGTGCACAGCGCCAAAGACGTGCAAAGCACCATCCCCGACGACCTGGAGCTGCTGGCGTTCATGGAGCGCGAGCAGGTCAACGACGTGGTGGTGAGCTTCCAGCCCGATCTGGATCTGCGCAAGCCGGGCCTCGTGCTGGGCACCAGCAGCACTCGCCGCAAGGCTATGCTGCGCCGTTTTTTGCCCAACGCCAGCACCGCCGAAGCCCGTGGCAACCTCCAGACGCGCCTGCGCAAGCTCGAAGAAGGCCAGTACGACGCGCTGGTGCTGGCCTACGCCGGCGTGCACCGCATGGAATACGACCACCTGATCCGGCACGTGCTGCCCGAAACGCAGTTTGTGCCCGCCACCGGGCAGGGCAGCGTGGCCATTGAGTGCGCCCGCACCCTGGAGCCGGCCCTCAAAACCGAGCTGCACCGCATCCTAGACCACCCGGCTACCCACGTGTGCCTGGCCGCCGAGCGGGCCTTCCTGCGCACCATGGAAGGCGGCTGCAGCATCCCCAGCTTCGCGCTGGCCACCCTCAGCTCCGATGGCGCTGTGGTGCACTTGCACGGCGGCCTCATCAGCCTCGATGGCGGCAAACTGCTGGAAGAAGCCCAGACCGCCGACGCCAGCCAAGCCGAAGCGCTGGGAATTCGCATTGCCGAAAGCGTACTGGCCCGCGGCGGCCAGCAGATTCTCGACGAAATCCGCCGCGAAAGAGACGCGTAGGCACTGCTTTCACGAATCTGTACTACATAAAAAAAAGGCCTCGTTTCTGCACAGAAACGAGGCCTTTTTGCTGAATAAGTATCGGCAGGCGCTAGGCGGCCTCGCGGCGGCCCCGGCCAAAGAGTGCGTACAGAATCAGCGCGAAAATGGCGCCGCTGGTATCGGCCAGCATGTCCTTCTGCGCATCCCAGATGTCGCCCTGGCTGCCCAGGAAGGCGGCACCGGCGTTGCCGCCGGCCACTTCGGCGTACACCCACTCAATCAGCTCGTAGGCCATGGCCACGGTGCCGATGACGCACAGCGGAAACAGGTAGCTGATGGTGCGGTTGCGGATGGTGCCGTAACTGTCCGTCAGCTCGATGATGGCGTAGGCGTAGAAGCCCACCGAGAAGTGCGCCACCCGGTCGTACATGTTGCGCTTGAAGCCAAACAGGTTGTTGAACCAGTCGAACGGCACTTTCTCGAAGGTGTAGTGGCCGCCCACGGTGTGCATGAACAGCAACACGCTCATCAGGGCGTAGGCCAGGTTGGAGAAGCGCGTGCCGCGCACGTACAGCACCGCCAGGGCTAGCACAATCAGGAAAATCGGCACGTTTTCGGCCCACCAGGTGCCGCGCTCGGCCGGGTTGATGCCCAGCGCCACAAACTCAATCAGGTAGATGGCCAGCAGCAATTTCGGAAACCAGTGGGGCGGCGGCGGCGCGAGGCTGGGGGTAGCGGTAGGGGGTAAGGCAGTCGTCATGAAAAAAGAGTGAGAGGGAAACTGGCGCCTCATACGCCATTGGCGGCATTAGGGAGGATATTCGCGGAAAAATATATTCGGGGTGTGCCCACAGACGGGCGGCCTGCAAACCGGGCGGCTCTGCGTCAAACCCCTTACTTTCGCCTTCTCAATTTCATATCCTTCCTGTTTATGCGTTTCGCTTCCCGTTTTTCGGTTTTGCTTGGGGTGTTTTTGTTGCTGCTGGCGCCGGCCCTCTACGCGGCCAAATTCCCCAAGACCAGCAAGAAAGATCAGCTCGTCACCATCAGCACCTCGCTCGGTGATATCAAGGTGGTGCTCTTCGATGCCACACCCAAGCACAAAGCCAACTTCCTGAAGCTGGCCGAAAGCGGCTTCTATAACGGCACTACCTTCCACCGCATCATCTCCGACTTCATGGTGCAGGGCGGCGACCCCGGCAGCAAAGACGCCGACCCCACCAACGATGGCCAGGGCCAACCCAACGAAGGCACCATCCCGGCCGAAATCCGGCCCGAATTCACCCATAAGTTCGGCGCGCTGGCCGCCGCCCGCCAGGCCGACTTCGTGAACCCCGAGCGGGCCAGCAGTGCCTCGCAGTTTTATCTGGTGCAGAACCACCGCGGCACGCCGCACCTCAACGGCCAGTATACCGTCTACGGCCAGGTTGTGAGCGGCCTCGACATCATCGACAAAATTGCCGCCCAGCCCAAAGACGGCCGCGACCGGCCCCTGACCGACATCAAAATGACGATGAAGGTGGAGAAGCTGAAGAAAAAGAAAATCACGGAGCTCTACGGCTACACCTATTAAGGCCCGTTCTGCGTCCTGTTCCACATTCAGTTGGTAGAGCTATGCGTATTCTCGTCACGGGTTCCAATGGCTTGCTGGGGCAAAAGCTGGTGGCCCTGCTCCGCACCCAGCCCGGCCTAACGCTCATTGCCACTTCGCGCGGGCCCAACAAGTTGGCCACGCTCTACCCCGAGGTGCGCTTCGTGCCGCTGGATGTTACAGATGGCGCCCAGGTGGCGGCGGTGCTGGCGCAGGAGCAGCCCACGCACCTCATCCACACGGCCGCCATGACCAACGTGGATGAGTGCGAGCTAAACCAGGAAGCCTGCTGGCTCCAAAACGTAACGGCCGTCGGGCATCTGGTAGCTGCCTGCGAAACGCACCAGATCCACTTCACCCACCTCAGTACCGACTTCGTTTTTAGTGGCGAAGCTGGCCCGCTGGCTGAGGACGCCGTTCCGGCTCCGGGGAATTTCTACGGAGCCAGCAAGGTAGCTGCCGAACGGCTGGTGCAGGCCTGCCGTGCACCGTGGGCCATTGTGCGCACGGTGCTGGTGTATGGGGTGGCGCACGAGTACGGCCGCACCAACATCGTGCTCTGGGTGCGCGACTCGCTACGGGCAAAAAAGCCCATTAAGGTGGTGAACGACCAGTTCCGGACGCCCACCCTGGCCGAGGATCTGGCCCAGGGCTGCTGGCTGGTGGCCCGGCACCACGCCACTGGCCTCTACCACATCAGCAGCGACGAAATGCTGACCCCGTATCAGATGGCACTCCGGGTGGCCGCCTATTTCCAGCTGGATGATGCTCTGATTGAAAAAGTGGATGCCAGTGTATTCTCGCAGCCCGCCCAACGGCCGTTGCGCACCGGCTTTATCATTGAAAAAGCACGCCGGGAGCTAGGCTACCGGCCCCATTCCTTCGAAGAAGGGATTGCCGAAGTGGCGCGCCAGACGGCGGCCGACTGAGTGGCTGGCCGCCATACAATCATCCTGCCAGCCAGGGCCAGCTAGTGATAAACGCAAAAACCCCGCGGGCAGAACCGGCGGGGTTTTTACACACCTATTGCAACATTGTTCACTGGATGGAATGCTACTAGAGCACCGCCAGCCTGAATACTAACATAAAATCTATTTGAATCAGTAATTGTCGAATTGAGGCAAAACTGTTCCTACCAGCAGCCCGCCAATCAGCACCGCAGTGCCCGACCGGATGGCCTGTTCTCCTGCGATATAAGACACCATTTCTCCATCAATCGTCTGGAAACCGGCGAGCGTAGTAGCAGCGCGCTGGTGAGTTGCCATTTCCAGAAGCAAGTAGCGCAATGCGTGTCCTTGCCGGCGTTTGAGAAGTAAGGAGGCCATAGATAGCCAGTAGAGAACAGCCTGTAGAAATGCTGAGAGAACTATCTAGAACCTTTAGCACATTACAAAACTACATGCCATGCCAAGGGCTGTAAAGGACAGTTGCTGTGTATTTGTGACTATGCTTTTTTGGCGCTATAATGGATCTAAGACCGACGCGAGTTAACGTGCTGTATATATTATAAATAATACATATTTTTTATAATCAGATCATTATAAATTATCGTGGCATTGAATCGAAGCTGGTTGTGCCCCATGATTTGTCTGAAATAAGCTCATATGTGACATTGGAAAGTCAGCTTCTTCGCTTTAATTGCTCTGGGCTTTGGTGGCTGGGAGCAATTGGCGTAAAGCAAGCGCAGTAAGCAACAGAGCTACTACAGGAAACACGATGAGCCACCAGTTCGTCGGAGCTAAACGGCTGGCTGCCAGTAGGCGTCCCCAGCTCGGTAGCTCCGGAGGCAGGCCCACTCCTAGAAAGGATAAGGTGGTTTCCAGGCCTATCAGGACCGCCAGATTCATGGGTAAGGATGCGCGTATTACTCGCCAACTGTTAGGGAGAATATGGCGCAGTAGCACGCTGTAAGTAGGCAGCCCAAGTGCCCGGGCAGCTTCCAGGTAAGGCAACAGCCGAATTCTGCGGGTTTCGGCGCGCATCAGCCGGGCTGGTGTGGGCCACGAAACCACAACAAGAAGGGCGGTTATGGAACCTGCACTCGGCTCGATGGAGGCAGCTACTATCAGCACCACTACTAGGCGTGGTAAGGAGGCCAGTGCTACAATAGCCATAGAAAACCACGTGTCAATGGGCAGTGCTATGGGACGCTTCAACCACTGGCGGCGCTCCAGAATTTTAGCCCCTACTGCACCAACACTCAGCAACCCTACAGGCCACCAGATAGCTGAGTAGCCGCTGGCGGGGGCCTGTAGCAGCAGGTACAGCAGCCCGATTATGCCACCAGTAAGCAGGACCGCAAAGGGCAGGCGCAGGCCGGCATTGCCCCAAAAGCCAGCTGCTCCTCCCAAAACTACACCCAGCAACGTGGCGAGCAGCGTAGCCGGTACACTCATTAGCAGCACCGTGCGGGCGCCATACACCAGGCTAACCAGTACATCATGGCCCTGAGGGTCGGTGCCCAGCGGGTGGCCGGGGGTGAGGGGAGGCGCACTTGTGTGCAGCAAGTCCGGAAAGGCAGATAGAGGTAGGAAGTCGGCGAGCAAGGCTGCTGCCAGCAGTAGCAGTAGCCAGCTCCAACTCAGGCCCTGGCCCCAGCGGTAGAAAAGTGGGAAGTGTGTCACGCAGCAGCCGGGCTAAGGCGTGGGTCGAGCAGGTAGTGCAGGCCATCTGCCACCCAGAGCGACAGTTGC
Proteins encoded in this region:
- a CDS encoding DUF2238 domain-containing protein gives rise to the protein MTTALPPTATPSLAPPPPHWFPKLLLAIYLIEFVALGINPAERGTWWAENVPIFLIVLALAVLYVRGTRFSNLAYALMSVLLFMHTVGGHYTFEKVPFDWFNNLFGFKRNMYDRVAHFSVGFYAYAIIELTDSYGTIRNRTISYLFPLCVIGTVAMAYELIEWVYAEVAGGNAGAAFLGSQGDIWDAQKDMLADTSGAIFALILYALFGRGRREAA
- a CDS encoding SDR family oxidoreductase produces the protein MRILVTGSNGLLGQKLVALLRTQPGLTLIATSRGPNKLATLYPEVRFVPLDVTDGAQVAAVLAQEQPTHLIHTAAMTNVDECELNQEACWLQNVTAVGHLVAACETHQIHFTHLSTDFVFSGEAGPLAEDAVPAPGNFYGASKVAAERLVQACRAPWAIVRTVLVYGVAHEYGRTNIVLWVRDSLRAKKPIKVVNDQFRTPTLAEDLAQGCWLVARHHATGLYHISSDEMLTPYQMALRVAAYFQLDDALIEKVDASVFSQPAQRPLRTGFIIEKARRELGYRPHSFEEGIAEVARQTAAD
- a CDS encoding GlmU family protein, which translates into the protein MHVLLFDDPAIRPHLLPFTFTRPVAALRCGILTLAEKWQIRLGGQPVGYLTEPYLQAKYPAGATAGPALVINGAICPDDVLVQQVQALAAGEALFCDETLVAAHLADATQVAELIQEGFQKTRDVVEPITIIREVWHLFLRNGAEIRRDFDLLTKGRESAPVGDAHTIVYAPENVFIEPGVKIRAAILNAENGPIYLGKNSQVHEGAIISGPLALCEGSHINAGAKMRGDNTVGPFSKVGGEVGNSILLGYSNKGHDGYLGNSVIGEWCNLGADTNTSNLKNNYAPVKIWSHSAGRFVNTGQTFCGLMMGDHSKCGINTMFNTGTVVGVGANIFGAGFPRTFIPSFSWGGAAGFETFRLPKVAEVAERVMARRSLAYDQVEQDIMRHVYEQTVKDRVWERTAPAAPVGGTEL
- a CDS encoding ATP-binding protein gives rise to the protein MRFSDIPGQQQVKQLLVRSVQQNHVAHAQLFRGAEGSAALPLALAFAAFLNCESRTPDADDSCGLCPSCQKIDKLIHPDLNFIVPVTTTKAVAKDATSSKFMADWRTFVLDSPYQGLNDWMQHIGAENKQGSISKEESLQLLRLVSLKAFEAQYKLVVIWQPELMHPAAANAVLKLLEEPPAATVFLLVSHAPEQLLPTIISRVQPVVVRPLSEQDLTNWLRDEHQVPEVKARQLAQLAEGNPGAALAAHHAAATDHDYFALFAGWMRTCFSNKVSEMLERSDEFQKLGRENQKEFLQYALTLLRKVLLFGLDPQLVPHLSTQEQPFVQGFSRFVTPLNADPITRELNEAHYHIERNANPRMVFVDVSLRMATLLKMAT
- a CDS encoding ABC transporter permease, with translation MTHFPLFYRWGQGLSWSWLLLLLAAALLADFLPLSAFPDLLHTSAPPLTPGHPLGTDPQGHDVLVSLVYGARTVLLMSVPATLLATLLGVVLGGAAGFWGNAGLRLPFAVLLTGGIIGLLYLLLQAPASGYSAIWWPVGLLSVGAVGAKILERRQWLKRPIALPIDTWFSMAIVALASLPRLVVVLIVAASIEPSAGSITALLVVVSWPTPARLMRAETRRIRLLPYLEAARALGLPTYSVLLRHILPNSWRVIRASLPMNLAVLIGLETTLSFLGVGLPPELPSWGRLLAASRLAPTNWWLIVFPVVALLLTALALRQLLPATKAQSN
- the hemC gene encoding hydroxymethylbilane synthase — protein: MKKPIRIGTRGSKLALWQAHHVAACLEQAGLASEIVIITTKGDVVLDRSLDKIGAKGVFTEELEVGLRTGHIDIAVHSAKDVQSTIPDDLELLAFMEREQVNDVVVSFQPDLDLRKPGLVLGTSSTRRKAMLRRFLPNASTAEARGNLQTRLRKLEEGQYDALVLAYAGVHRMEYDHLIRHVLPETQFVPATGQGSVAIECARTLEPALKTELHRILDHPATHVCLAAERAFLRTMEGGCSIPSFALATLSSDGAVVHLHGGLISLDGGKLLEEAQTADASQAEALGIRIAESVLARGGQQILDEIRRERDA
- a CDS encoding peptidylprolyl isomerase — its product is MRFASRFSVLLGVFLLLLAPALYAAKFPKTSKKDQLVTISTSLGDIKVVLFDATPKHKANFLKLAESGFYNGTTFHRIISDFMVQGGDPGSKDADPTNDGQGQPNEGTIPAEIRPEFTHKFGALAAARQADFVNPERASSASQFYLVQNHRGTPHLNGQYTVYGQVVSGLDIIDKIAAQPKDGRDRPLTDIKMTMKVEKLKKKKITELYGYTY
- a CDS encoding type B 50S ribosomal protein L31 encodes the protein MKKDIHPEYREVVFQDSSSGFKFVTRSTMNSNETITMEDGKTYPVVKVEVSSESHPFYTGKNVLLDTAGRVEKFMTRYKKK